A genomic segment from Chitinophaga niabensis encodes:
- a CDS encoding response regulator transcription factor, translating to MKILIIEDEVELAKSMGSYLSDESYLCEYASTYAQALERIDSFDYDCILLDLMLPGGDGFQILKELKLQKKNDGVIIISAKNSMDDKINGLRIGADDYLAKPFHLPELAARVYSLIRRKHFGSVNVIEQQEIRVDVLGKAVTIGGKPMLLTKKEFDLLMYFMINKNRVISKAALAEHLSGDVAAQFDSYDFVYSHIKNLKRKLNEAGVGQYLKTMYGSGYKWEI from the coding sequence ATGAAGATCTTAATCATTGAAGATGAAGTGGAACTGGCCAAAAGCATGGGGAGCTATCTTTCAGATGAAAGTTACCTCTGCGAGTATGCATCCACCTATGCTCAGGCATTGGAAAGGATTGATTCTTTCGATTACGATTGTATCCTTCTGGACCTGATGCTGCCCGGTGGCGATGGATTCCAGATCCTGAAGGAATTGAAGCTGCAGAAGAAAAATGATGGAGTGATCATCATTTCGGCCAAAAACTCGATGGACGATAAGATCAACGGCCTGAGGATCGGTGCGGACGATTACCTCGCCAAACCTTTTCATTTGCCGGAGCTGGCTGCCAGGGTATACTCATTGATCAGGCGGAAACACTTTGGAAGTGTAAACGTTATTGAACAGCAGGAGATCCGGGTGGATGTTTTGGGTAAGGCAGTTACGATAGGCGGAAAACCCATGCTGCTGACAAAGAAGGAATTTGACCTGTTGATGTATTTCATGATCAACAAGAACCGGGTTATCTCCAAAGCAGCCCTTGCAGAGCATCTTTCAGGAGATGTGGCTGCCCAGTTTGATAGTTATGATTTTGTGTATTCGCATATCAAAAACCTTAAACGTAAACTAAATGAGGCGGGTGTTGGGCAATATCTTAAAACAATGTACGGGAGCGGTTATAAATGGGAGATATGA
- a CDS encoding phosphatase PAP2 family protein, whose protein sequence is MKKLSLCLIISVTAMITRGQDADSLHYSSRLKFSFRQVHVPLVLGVMGIAANGNGPESFKKELAEERNEHFSGFHTRIDDYLQFSPFVIAYGLDAMGIRSKTDIHNRTAILLKGELLMLGSVFGLKTLTHQLRPDGSTYNSFPSGHTAQAFAAATFLSEEYKDRFHWMPFAAYGLASSVGALRIANNRHYISDVLLGAGIGILSMKASYWMHRYKWKKRDQLYF, encoded by the coding sequence ATGAAAAAGTTGAGCTTGTGCCTTATTATCTCTGTAACAGCAATGATTACCAGGGGCCAGGATGCAGATAGCCTCCACTACAGCAGCCGTTTGAAGTTCAGCTTCAGGCAGGTGCATGTACCATTGGTCTTAGGTGTAATGGGAATAGCAGCTAACGGAAACGGCCCGGAGTCCTTTAAAAAAGAGCTGGCCGAGGAAAGGAATGAGCATTTTTCCGGGTTTCATACGCGTATAGATGATTACCTGCAATTCTCTCCGTTTGTAATTGCCTATGGCCTGGATGCTATGGGGATACGTTCAAAAACAGATATCCATAACCGGACGGCTATTCTTTTGAAAGGGGAATTGCTTATGCTGGGCTCGGTATTCGGCCTGAAAACACTCACTCATCAATTGCGGCCGGACGGTTCCACCTACAATTCTTTTCCATCAGGGCACACCGCACAGGCATTTGCAGCGGCCACTTTTTTAAGTGAGGAATATAAAGACCGTTTCCATTGGATGCCTTTTGCCGCATACGGACTGGCCAGTTCAGTGGGCGCGCTCAGGATTGCGAATAACCGCCATTATATTTCAGATGTATTATTGGGAGCGGGGATAGGTATCCTTTCAATGAAGGCTTCCTATTGGATGCATAGATACAAATGGAAGAAGCGAGATCAACTTTATTTCTGA
- a CDS encoding DUF4238 domain-containing protein, whose protein sequence is MGAPKHQHFIPKSFLKQFATKAEEGRYLVDTLMRGSDEIKTLTTTQVCVQKNIYTFPPETPGDRFSLEKRYASEVDDIYPSVYNLLIDTELTSLSKEQKRSVLNTILSLYFRTPFFLNDENEKLDKSFDGFNDRLNSGDDIIEYIDEWNEAHVINMENIEEIRAALKVKNKLFFLDNHLEQWKRFVDYKMECGIEVMEVPAEVPLISSDNPVLILGPDSKPNPHNIFDQHNIIEIALDRKHYLVIYPNAVSEGERLELRRGKRDKRFAAGVNLRTEETSDGRILGYPGDVKAHFESQKALGAHTEENIKDFKNIRDKATGLAELFIIAKKTGSMFSKESIAKAKEIKDSGIMDNDDAFKKLMGTYSAMGIKL, encoded by the coding sequence ATGGGTGCCCCTAAACATCAACATTTTATTCCAAAATCTTTCCTTAAACAATTTGCGACCAAGGCTGAAGAAGGGCGGTATCTTGTTGACACTCTAATGAGAGGTTCTGATGAAATTAAAACCTTAACAACTACACAAGTCTGTGTACAAAAAAATATTTATACATTTCCTCCAGAAACACCAGGTGACCGCTTTAGCCTCGAAAAGCGCTATGCTAGTGAGGTAGATGATATTTACCCCTCAGTGTACAATCTTCTTATAGATACAGAATTAACAAGTTTATCGAAAGAACAAAAACGGTCTGTTCTTAATACTATTCTAAGTCTTTATTTCAGGACGCCCTTTTTCCTTAATGACGAGAATGAAAAATTAGACAAAAGCTTTGATGGGTTTAATGATCGGCTTAATTCAGGTGACGATATAATAGAATACATTGATGAGTGGAATGAAGCCCACGTTATTAATATGGAGAATATTGAGGAGATTAGGGCAGCCCTAAAAGTAAAGAACAAGCTGTTTTTTCTTGATAATCATCTGGAACAATGGAAGCGTTTTGTTGATTACAAGATGGAATGTGGTATAGAAGTGATGGAAGTTCCTGCCGAAGTTCCTCTGATTTCTTCTGATAATCCTGTGCTTATTCTTGGACCTGATAGTAAACCTAACCCACATAACATTTTTGATCAACATAACATTATCGAGATAGCTTTAGACAGGAAGCACTATTTGGTAATCTATCCCAATGCAGTTTCTGAAGGTGAAAGATTGGAACTAAGGCGGGGAAAACGAGATAAACGTTTTGCAGCAGGCGTAAACTTACGAACAGAAGAAACCTCAGACGGTAGGATTTTAGGATATCCGGGGGATGTCAAAGCCCATTTCGAAAGTCAAAAAGCTTTAGGAGCGCATACTGAAGAAAATATTAAAGATTTTAAAAATATTCGCGACAAGGCTACCGGGCTGGCTGAACTTTTTATTATCGCCAAAAAAACAGGCTCAATGTTCTCTAAAGAATCGATTGCGAAAGCTAAAGAAATAAAGGATTCGGGAATTATGGACAATGATGATGCATTCAAAAAACTCATGGGCACTTACTCAGCTATGGGGATAAAGCTATAG
- a CDS encoding ATP-binding response regulator — translation MEPATLPDNSMVKNGKRIFQFIDEKILLAGTAGLDNKEDLKRTRLVNSICAITAFLALSIGFLFYLLTGLLKEIFIPAAIEASLFSLIIFLNVWKLRRLASFSCLIVHLGCAVYFASLLGSRINVVIILAFLFGLCRLIYKDKLQRGVSMTAIALALIVIEANAYLGIIKPLDMPERSQWIFRWIALPSFLFFFVMILDYYDIEIKRLYKQIKDFVRDVVHDLRNVTVSNSQTLIELKSELNKKVPDLGRIRLLVNKVSSANENMSVIINNILDKAGNKITINVFDETFSLIDLIKNVIETLSASADSRSLEIVNWYDAEMPEYVVSDLGRMNTILINFLSNAIKYSDKETKIKLAVSKDMDHFTISVTNSCPRIPEEKLARLFDEHYTAKRDENVVGNGIGLHIVKRTVEAFNGTYGVTSNDTETTFYVRLRLVPGKKVDISEIIGEPQTLDGAEIYYAEDNLMDNMITKRYLKNAGCNVTTCVNGKEMLELLHTDPKVPDCFVLDDRMPVMNGNELLKKLKSPNSPYKNIPVIILTGDGFTENIDQLIAAGADQVIIKSNQQFLEIKNALDRHLHRRPAVNAG, via the coding sequence ATGGAGCCTGCAACCCTGCCCGATAATTCTATGGTAAAAAATGGTAAGAGAATTTTTCAGTTCATTGATGAAAAAATACTTTTAGCCGGGACTGCCGGATTAGATAATAAAGAAGATTTAAAGCGAACGCGCCTTGTTAATTCAATTTGCGCCATAACTGCATTTCTGGCATTATCAATTGGTTTTTTATTCTATCTTCTTACCGGATTGCTGAAGGAAATATTTATTCCGGCAGCAATTGAAGCTTCACTTTTTAGCCTTATTATCTTTTTAAATGTTTGGAAACTCCGTCGGCTTGCTTCATTCTCCTGTTTGATTGTGCATCTTGGATGTGCAGTTTACTTTGCCTCATTACTTGGTTCCCGCATTAATGTAGTTATTATTCTCGCCTTTCTGTTCGGCTTATGTCGTTTGATATACAAAGATAAACTTCAAAGGGGTGTTTCCATGACAGCAATTGCACTGGCTTTGATAGTTATTGAAGCGAATGCATATTTGGGGATTATCAAGCCGCTGGATATGCCGGAAAGAAGCCAGTGGATATTTCGCTGGATTGCCTTGCCTAGTTTTCTCTTTTTCTTTGTAATGATTCTGGATTACTATGACATAGAAATTAAAAGGTTATATAAACAGATAAAAGACTTTGTACGCGATGTTGTTCATGATCTGAGAAATGTAACTGTCTCAAATTCACAAACACTAATAGAATTAAAATCGGAACTCAATAAAAAGGTTCCCGATTTAGGGCGTATTAGGTTATTGGTTAATAAAGTTTCCAGCGCTAACGAAAATATGAGTGTCATTATCAACAATATCCTGGATAAAGCTGGCAACAAAATCACCATTAACGTTTTTGATGAAACTTTTAGTTTGATTGACCTCATTAAAAACGTTATCGAAACACTTTCTGCAAGTGCTGATTCACGCTCGTTAGAGATTGTTAATTGGTATGATGCAGAAATGCCTGAGTATGTCGTGAGCGATTTGGGCAGGATGAACACTATATTGATCAACTTCCTCTCCAACGCCATTAAGTATTCGGATAAAGAAACTAAGATTAAGTTAGCGGTATCAAAAGATATGGATCATTTTACAATCTCAGTTACCAACAGCTGCCCGCGTATCCCGGAGGAAAAACTAGCGCGTTTGTTTGATGAACACTATACGGCAAAGAGGGATGAAAATGTTGTGGGAAATGGAATCGGACTACATATAGTAAAACGAACGGTAGAGGCATTCAACGGTACTTATGGCGTAACCAGCAACGATACTGAAACTACATTTTACGTTAGGTTAAGACTGGTTCCAGGCAAGAAAGTTGATATTTCAGAGATAATTGGGGAACCTCAAACACTTGATGGTGCAGAAATCTATTATGCAGAAGATAACCTAATGGATAATATGATTACCAAAAGATATCTAAAAAATGCAGGGTGTAATGTTACAACTTGTGTAAATGGAAAGGAAATGCTGGAACTATTACACACAGATCCTAAAGTGCCGGATTGTTTTGTTCTTGATGATCGCATGCCGGTTATGAATGGGAATGAACTACTTAAAAAGCTAAAATCACCAAACAGCCCTTATAAAAACATTCCGGTTATTATTCTTACTGGAGATGGATTCACAGAGAATATTGATCAGCTAATTGCAGCAGGAGCTGATCAGGTTATCATCAAATCGAACCAACAATTTCTTGAGATTAAGAACGCACTTGACCGGCATTTACACAGAAGACCTGCTGTAAATGCCGGCTAG
- a CDS encoding terpene synthase family protein: MKDMSNENALQFAFPHAVNPAGNEMEVFIDSSINEHYYFLPAIVRKKYSATGIGHCAACTYPKADPSDLKIICAGFLWCFTVDDLFEHSSFEKIQEVERISLEFLRFGKLVSDDPLYAPLIAFRKIIIDRCGEEWLQKRICHSLELYFKGMKEAISYRKSNVFPSMEAFYDIRVNDVNVWIMASFAEMITGTILPDEIINHPSVYRLGHLTARILSWENDYFSAHHEDGNEVFNLALIIKHYSGCSGEQANAELLKIHDQDVHEFEITSDGLPDFGRYNDAVRSYVDNLRYMISGYLFWTLELTARYKAGGHPSIDIRKVALTQ, from the coding sequence ATGAAAGACATGTCAAACGAAAATGCTTTACAGTTCGCATTTCCGCACGCGGTAAATCCAGCCGGAAACGAAATGGAAGTCTTTATTGATTCTTCAATCAACGAACATTATTACTTTCTCCCGGCAATTGTCCGGAAGAAATACTCGGCTACAGGCATAGGGCATTGCGCAGCCTGTACGTACCCGAAGGCCGACCCGAGCGACCTTAAGATCATTTGCGCAGGTTTCCTCTGGTGCTTTACTGTAGATGATCTTTTTGAACATTCCTCATTTGAGAAGATCCAGGAAGTAGAGCGGATTTCACTGGAGTTCCTTCGTTTCGGAAAGCTTGTTAGTGATGATCCCTTGTATGCACCGCTAATTGCATTCAGGAAAATCATAATTGACAGGTGTGGAGAGGAATGGCTGCAAAAAAGGATATGCCACAGCCTGGAACTATATTTTAAAGGTATGAAAGAAGCTATTTCATACCGTAAGAGCAATGTGTTTCCCTCAATGGAAGCTTTTTATGATATCAGGGTCAACGATGTAAATGTCTGGATAATGGCGAGTTTTGCAGAAATGATCACTGGTACAATTCTTCCGGATGAAATTATAAACCATCCATCCGTTTACCGGTTAGGGCATCTTACGGCCAGGATTCTGTCATGGGAAAATGATTATTTTTCCGCCCATCATGAGGATGGTAATGAGGTTTTCAACCTGGCGCTAATCATTAAACACTACTCAGGTTGCTCAGGAGAGCAAGCGAATGCAGAATTACTCAAGATTCATGATCAGGACGTTCATGAGTTTGAAATAACCAGTGATGGCCTGCCAGATTTCGGGAGATACAACGATGCAGTAAGAAGTTATGTAGATAATCTTAGATACATGATATCGGGATATCTTTTCTGGACCTTGGAATTAACGGCCCGGTACAAAGCAGGAGGCCACCCGTCAATTGATATTAGAAAAGTTGCTTTAACGCAGTAA
- the mobC gene encoding conjugal transfer protein MobC, with protein sequence MSHQTGENEQALRKIIDMTRLISITILLIHFYYYLYGAFQEWGLVSGFTDRLLGNIARSGLFTFFHKSKLIALGILLVSLLGVKGRKDEKLGYKTAFAYIITGLLLYFIAYLILIPKLPLTIQAGLYICITSVGFILVLTGGTLLTRIIKDSLADDVFNNDQETFPQETRLLTNEFSINLPTKFRYKKKLFNGWINLVSPARASLIQGSPGSGKSAFVLRHCISQALSKSENGAEPYTALIYDFKFPDLSIIAYNYWLKNKHRYKSKRSDCLFVNFDDLTRSHRLNVFDPLGMSDITDAAESARTILLGLNRQWQTKGGDFFVESPINFVTAVIWFLVKYQEGRYCTLPHVIELINLDYDTLFSILQLEPTITVLLSPFIQAYVNDVMEQLEGQIASAKIALARLASPQLYYVLSGNDFSLDLNNPNHPKVICMGNNPQKIQTYGAVLSLYLNRILKIINQKNKLKSALILDEFPTITTDIIPTIATGRSNKVCVFLGIQDASQLRKDYGKEQADVILNTVGNIISGQVSGDSARQLSERIGKINQDRQSLSINSADTSISKSKQLESAVPASKIAALSSGEFVGMVADTPDQKIALKAFHCEIQNDFEAINKEEAAYKPIPVIRQVDQKMVDLNFQRIREEVQEIGRSEIQRMLNDPTLEHLVIRK encoded by the coding sequence ATGTCACATCAAACAGGTGAAAATGAACAGGCGCTAAGGAAGATAATTGATATGACAAGGTTGATCAGCATCACGATACTGCTCATCCATTTTTACTACTATCTATACGGAGCTTTCCAGGAATGGGGGCTTGTTTCAGGCTTCACAGATCGTTTACTGGGTAATATTGCCCGGTCAGGATTATTTACATTTTTTCATAAATCCAAACTTATTGCCCTGGGGATATTATTGGTGTCTCTGCTGGGCGTTAAGGGGCGGAAGGATGAAAAGTTAGGCTACAAAACAGCATTCGCCTACATCATTACCGGCCTTCTGCTGTATTTCATCGCTTACCTGATCTTAATCCCTAAGTTGCCGCTGACCATTCAGGCGGGGCTGTACATCTGCATCACTTCCGTAGGTTTTATACTGGTGTTAACCGGGGGAACACTGCTCACCAGGATCATAAAGGATAGCCTGGCCGATGATGTTTTTAACAACGACCAGGAAACCTTTCCGCAGGAGACGCGGCTGCTCACCAATGAGTTTTCCATTAATCTGCCAACCAAGTTTCGATATAAAAAGAAATTGTTTAATGGCTGGATCAACCTGGTCAGCCCAGCACGCGCATCGCTCATCCAGGGCAGTCCGGGAAGTGGAAAATCGGCCTTTGTCCTCAGACATTGTATCTCCCAGGCATTAAGCAAATCAGAGAATGGCGCTGAACCCTATACGGCTTTAATCTATGATTTTAAGTTTCCTGACCTCTCTATTATTGCCTATAACTACTGGCTGAAGAACAAACACAGGTACAAATCAAAAAGATCTGATTGCCTGTTTGTCAATTTTGATGACCTTACCCGATCACACCGGCTCAATGTTTTTGATCCGCTTGGCATGTCGGACATTACTGATGCCGCCGAATCTGCACGTACCATTCTCCTTGGTCTTAACAGACAATGGCAAACCAAGGGTGGGGATTTTTTTGTGGAATCGCCAATTAATTTTGTTACTGCGGTAATCTGGTTCCTGGTAAAATACCAAGAGGGTAGGTACTGTACATTACCGCATGTCATAGAGTTAATTAATTTAGACTACGATACGCTCTTCTCAATTTTACAGCTGGAGCCGACCATAACAGTGCTCCTCTCTCCGTTCATCCAGGCATATGTCAACGATGTTATGGAGCAGCTGGAGGGGCAGATAGCCTCTGCGAAAATTGCTCTGGCAAGGCTGGCATCTCCTCAATTATATTATGTCCTGAGCGGGAATGACTTCAGCCTTGATCTGAACAATCCCAATCATCCGAAAGTCATCTGCATGGGGAACAACCCGCAGAAGATCCAGACCTACGGGGCGGTTTTGAGCCTATACCTCAACAGGATACTGAAGATCATTAACCAGAAGAACAAGCTCAAGTCTGCGCTGATACTGGATGAATTTCCCACCATTACCACAGATATAATCCCAACTATCGCTACTGGCAGGAGTAATAAAGTTTGTGTGTTTCTAGGTATCCAGGATGCCAGCCAGCTACGCAAAGACTACGGCAAAGAACAGGCGGATGTGATCCTGAATACTGTCGGAAATATCATATCTGGTCAGGTTTCAGGGGATTCTGCCCGGCAACTCAGCGAAAGAATAGGCAAGATCAACCAAGACAGGCAAAGCCTTTCCATTAACAGTGCCGATACTTCTATCTCAAAGAGCAAGCAGCTGGAATCAGCAGTTCCAGCCAGTAAAATAGCCGCTTTGTCCAGCGGAGAATTTGTGGGTATGGTTGCTGATACCCCTGATCAGAAAATTGCCCTGAAGGCTTTTCATTGCGAGATTCAGAATGATTTCGAAGCTATCAATAAAGAGGAAGCTGCCTATAAACCTATCCCTGTCATCAGGCAGGTGGATCAGAAAATGGTGGACCTTAATTTCCAGAGGATACGTGAAGAGGTTCAGGAAATTGGCCGCAGTGAAATTCAGCGCATGCTGAACGACCCGACGTTGGAACACCTGGTCATCAGGAAATGA
- a CDS encoding relaxase/mobilization nuclease domain-containing protein, with translation MVARITPGYSIRRAFHYNENKLKVLIPVPGQVILPGKKVEMMPAACLLHAVNYPMDLSAMKEGHRINMLLKLAERNTGVTNNSIHISLNFSNKDSLTDQQMSVIAEEYMDGMGYGNQPYLVYRHFDAGHPHLHIVTVKVDHNGDRIETQGNFYRSEVIRKEIENRHGLTPAEQHKSSLKEHFLPKPQSFQKGVYGKSETYRTIANTLEHVILKYKYASIGELNAVLSLGGVCAETGAEGSRLKRYKGLQYRLLDREGKPAGIPIKASIFHSKPTLKFLEKRFLINATARNTHKTRLRSIIDFALKSKSVKTLDDLQSALKRDAVQLIPRINENGFVYGITFIDHEKKCVFNGRKLGPDYSAKAISERLNTGNISREKLTIKDPNPRIIFPFPQKENPDSHNHLPSFPSTSTHTEGIVDILFRSENADEPIPYPLRAKKKKMKKKQNE, from the coding sequence ATGGTTGCAAGAATAACACCCGGCTATTCCATCAGGCGTGCCTTTCACTATAATGAGAACAAACTTAAGGTTCTAATTCCTGTTCCCGGTCAGGTAATCTTACCCGGTAAAAAAGTGGAAATGATGCCAGCGGCCTGCTTGCTCCATGCGGTGAACTATCCAATGGATCTCTCTGCTATGAAGGAAGGTCATAGGATCAATATGCTGCTGAAACTCGCTGAACGCAATACCGGAGTAACCAACAACAGCATTCATATCTCTCTTAATTTTTCCAATAAAGATAGCCTTACAGATCAGCAGATGTCTGTTATTGCGGAAGAATATATGGACGGCATGGGCTACGGCAACCAGCCGTATCTGGTCTATCGCCACTTCGATGCGGGTCATCCACATCTGCATATCGTAACCGTCAAAGTAGACCATAATGGTGACAGGATTGAAACTCAGGGTAACTTTTACCGGTCTGAGGTCATCAGGAAGGAGATAGAAAACAGGCATGGCTTAACACCTGCCGAACAGCACAAAAGCAGCCTGAAGGAACATTTTCTACCAAAGCCACAAAGTTTCCAGAAGGGTGTTTATGGTAAATCTGAGACTTATAGAACGATAGCAAACACACTGGAGCATGTGATTCTAAAGTACAAATATGCCAGCATAGGTGAACTCAATGCAGTACTTAGCCTTGGCGGTGTTTGCGCCGAAACTGGAGCTGAAGGCTCCCGGCTAAAGCGATATAAAGGGCTTCAATATCGTTTGCTGGATAGAGAAGGAAAGCCTGCTGGTATTCCAATCAAAGCCAGTATTTTTCATAGTAAACCTACCCTAAAATTCCTTGAAAAAAGATTTTTGATCAACGCGACAGCCAGAAATACACACAAAACAAGGCTTAGAAGTATCATTGATTTTGCCCTGAAAAGTAAGTCCGTCAAAACCCTTGACGACCTGCAATCCGCTTTAAAAAGGGATGCTGTGCAACTCATTCCACGCATTAATGAAAATGGTTTTGTATACGGCATTACTTTCATCGATCATGAAAAAAAATGTGTCTTCAATGGCCGTAAACTAGGACCGGACTATAGTGCTAAAGCTATTTCTGAACGATTGAATACTGGCAATATCAGTCGCGAAAAGCTCACCATCAAAGACCCAAACCCACGAATAATATTCCCATTCCCACAGAAAGAAAATCCAGATTCTCACAATCATCTCCCATCGTTTCCTTCCACTTCAACTCACACTGAAGGTATCGTTGACATTCTGTTTAGATCAGAAAATGCCGACGAACCTATTCCTTATCCACTCCGCGCTAAAAAGAAGAAAATGAAGAAAAAACAGAATGAATAA
- a CDS encoding plasmid mobilization protein — MKKENKNKWLHLRLSETEYNQLQTAFKKTTERKISVYSRKILLGKAMIKGTRNLSVESLITEFSKLQKDLNGIGNNFNQAVHKLHTLQHPEQFQKWLTIYELDRRKLLKDIETMKDFMNQTASTWLQE, encoded by the coding sequence ATGAAGAAAGAGAACAAGAACAAATGGCTGCATCTGCGGCTTTCAGAAACAGAGTATAACCAGCTTCAGACAGCTTTTAAAAAGACTACAGAACGCAAGATCAGTGTTTACAGCCGCAAGATTTTATTGGGAAAAGCCATGATCAAAGGCACCCGTAACCTCAGTGTAGAATCCCTGATCACAGAGTTTTCCAAGCTCCAGAAAGACCTGAACGGGATTGGGAACAACTTTAACCAGGCTGTCCATAAACTCCATACCCTACAGCATCCAGAACAATTTCAAAAGTGGCTGACCATCTACGAACTTGACCGCCGCAAGCTCCTGAAGGATATTGAAACCATGAAGGATTTTATGAATCAAACAGCTTCTACATGGTTGCAAGAATAA
- a CDS encoding toprim domain-containing protein, with translation MVDYLAKLGFYPDPKKSKGNDYWFNSPLNPPDTDPSFKVNLQKNTWFDFISWEGGTLVDFGKLYHKCNTIEEFLERFKKDVLSSPQPVKLYTPPPAVARNHSEILTVDPIKSSSLMRYLEKRMIDPKVAKEYCQEVTYRIGENTYYGIGFKNNSDGWAIRNPFMKSGVQPMDFTTIDKGYKKVVAFEGFFNFLSYATIYKGRPEMRANFCIWNCLGMFTRARAFMDLHETKDLYLDHGKGGDDYTRQAIALNLGYKDKRALYKGYDDFNDWHIKTGGALKQRKRLRR, from the coding sequence ATGGTCGATTATCTGGCGAAGCTTGGTTTCTATCCAGACCCTAAAAAAAGCAAAGGGAATGATTACTGGTTTAATTCCCCATTAAACCCGCCTGACACAGATCCTTCATTTAAAGTAAATCTACAAAAGAACACCTGGTTTGATTTCATTTCTTGGGAAGGTGGGACCTTAGTTGATTTCGGAAAGCTATACCACAAATGCAATACCATCGAGGAATTTCTGGAACGCTTCAAAAAGGATGTTCTTTCTTCTCCCCAGCCGGTTAAGTTATATACGCCGCCGCCTGCTGTTGCAAGGAACCATTCTGAGATTTTAACCGTTGACCCGATAAAGTCTTCCTCCTTAATGCGATATCTGGAGAAACGCATGATTGATCCGAAGGTGGCAAAAGAATACTGTCAGGAGGTAACCTACAGGATTGGTGAAAACACATATTACGGAATTGGCTTTAAAAATAATTCAGACGGCTGGGCCATTCGTAACCCCTTTATGAAAAGCGGTGTTCAGCCCATGGATTTCACCACCATTGATAAAGGATACAAAAAAGTGGTGGCTTTTGAAGGTTTTTTCAATTTCCTTAGTTATGCAACCATCTACAAAGGCAGGCCCGAAATGAGAGCCAACTTCTGCATCTGGAATTGCCTGGGCATGTTTACCAGAGCCAGGGCATTTATGGATCTGCATGAAACCAAAGACCTCTACCTGGACCATGGCAAAGGTGGTGATGATTATACCCGTCAGGCCATCGCCCTTAACCTAGGTTACAAAGACAAACGGGCGCTATATAAAGGATACGATGATTTTAATGACTGGCATATAAAAACCGGCGGTGCCCTGAAGCAAAGAAAGCGTCTGCGCAGATAA